The Rhododendron vialii isolate Sample 1 chromosome 5a, ASM3025357v1 genome contains a region encoding:
- the LOC131326894 gene encoding uncharacterized protein LOC131326894 → MPRRPPPFIARLSAISMLEDHYLYLIDNYGQALRFNTIDFTMTNGFMGVEVNKFGTEDRDTYFLQCNKEVIRVSSTELIPYSHFCIHFCMYGFTKTAWSFYKYNFTKAAWEALDEDEIRGKSWFLSNCGAKFSSAAEGTPVKKVHFLTTCCFEKVTGRQSLLFGGGKIECLVSGN, encoded by the exons ATGCCAAGAAGGCCTCCACCTTTCATAGCACGCTTGTCAGCAATTTCCATGCTTGAGG ACCATTATTTGTATCTTATTGACAACTACGGACAGGCACTTCGTTTCAACACGATTGATTTCACCATGACTAACGGTTTCATGGGAGTGGAAGTTAATAAGTTTGGAACTGAAGACAGGGATACGTACTTCCTACAGTGCAACAAGGAGGTCATAAGGGTTTCTTCAACTGAGTTGATTCCGTACAGCCATTTTTGCAT CCATTTTTGCATGTATGGTTTTACAAAAACAGCATGGAGTTTTTACAAGTATAATTTTACAAAAGCAGCTTGGGAAGCGTTGGACGAAGATGAGATCCGAGGAAAGAGTTGGTTTCTGTCGAATTGCGGGGCTAAATTTTCTTCAGCTGCAGAGGGGACTCCCGTCAAGAAAGTTCACTTCCTCACCACTTGTTGCTTTGAGAAAGTTACGGGAAGACAATCCTTACTTTTTGGTGGTGGTAAAATAGAATGCTTGGTTTCAGGAAACTAA